From Candidatus Bathyarchaeota archaeon:
GAGCCTGAGGGAAGCGTTAGATGGGCTATGCATCCGGGGAGTCGGGTTTGAGGGCCTACTTCGCCGTCAACGGCCTAGGGCTAGGCCACATAAAGAGGTGCGAGACCATAGCCGAGAGGCTTATAGAGGATGGATGGCAGGTGTTCTTCTCCACCTACCTGGACGGCTATGAGTACGCGTCCCGGAAGGGGTTCAAGACCCTACGCGCCACACCCATATCCTACGTGGTGGACGATAAGGGGAAAGTGGACTATAAGGGCACCCTCATGGGCAACGGGCTCTCCATGGGGTTCAGGCGGGCCCTGAGACAGGTGGCTGAGGAGATAAGGTACATCAAGGCCGTCAGGCCCGACCTGATAGTCTCGGACTCCAGGGCTTCAACCATAATAGCCGCCAAGCTCATGGGGCTCCCAGTGGTACTGATCATAAATCAGATGAGGATCGAGATGGCTGAGACCTTAAAGGCCAACTCCCCGGTTGAGAGGATCATCCTCCTAATCCTCAGGTCTTCATGGTTCATCCTGAAGCATTTAATAGAGTATCTGTGGACCCTGAGCGATAAGATATTGGTGCCGGACCTCCCCCCGCCCTACACCATCTCCAAGAATACCCTGGGGATCCTCTCGTATAGGAAGAAGAGGGACATAGCCTTCATAGGACCCCTGGTCGAAGGGAAGCCCATGCGAGGCCGCAGCTCGAGACCTACAGGGGACGAGCCCTTCATATACGTGGCGGTTAGCGGGCCTAGGAGGGAGAGGAGGACCCTGGCTTCGAAGCTCATGGAAGTCCTCCCCGAGATACCTGAATACAGGTTCATCCTTACGGAGGGGGAGCCCTCCCGGGACACGCCCGCTAAGAGGGTGGGTAATGTAACCGTCTATCCATGGGTCAGCGACGAGGACCAGCTTAGCCTGTTACAGGGCTGCGAAGTCGTTGTATGTAGAGCGGGCCACGGCATGATCTCGAAGGCCCTGGCCTATGGTAAGCCGATGGTGTTGATTCCTATCCCAGGTCACATGGAGCAGCTTGGAAACGCCTTAAGGGTTAAGGAGCTCGGCTTCGGAGAGGTGTTGAACCAGGAGGATTTGACGGCTTCCACCCTTAGGGAGGCTATAAGGGGAGCCCTTAGATCGGGCTTAGGGCGGGGGATCCAGCTTATCGCTGGAAGCGCTGGGAGGAACCCGGCTGAAGAATTTTTAAATATTATAAGCGGGTCCCGGGGCAGAGCCCTAGTAACGGTCCGAGCCCCTCCAAGCCCCCGCAGCACGTCTAAGCAGCTCTGAGGAGCAGTTGATTCCGGCGGTTACACGGGGATGCCTCATCGAGGCCCAACGCCTCCCCTCCGGGTTTTATGATTAAATTTATTAACTTAATATTATTAATCATTCAGCGGTGCATCAAAGTGGATCTATTGTTTATAAGCCAGGACGAGGTAGCCGCCCTCCTGGATATGAGGGATACCCTAGCGGCCGTGGAGGATTCCTTCAAGGAGAAAGGTTTAGGCCACGTCCAGATGCCGCCCAAACTCTACCTATACTATGCGAGGCATAACGGGGACCTGAGGGTGATGCCCTGCTACATGGAGAGATCCGAGAAATCCGGCGTGAAAATAGTGAACGTACACCCGGAAAACCCCACCTCAAAAGGGTTGCCCACCATAATGGCCGTGATCATGCTGGTCGACCCATCCACGGGCGCCCCCATGGCGATCATGGACGGCACCCTCATAACCGCCATCAGGACGGGCGCTGCGAGCGGCGTCGCCACCAAGTACCTGGCCAGGAGGGACTGCGAGACCTTAGGGTTGGTCGGCGCCGGCGGCCAAGCCCTGAGGCAGCTGGAAGCCATAGCGGAGGTAGCCCCGATAAGAAACGTTAAAGTCTACGATAAATACAGGGAGAAGGCCCAGAGGTTCATTAAGGAGGTTGAGGGAAAGTTCAGTTTAACCTTTAAAGCGGTCGACAGCGTGGAGGAATGCGTGAGAGGCTCCGACATAATCACCACTATAACCCCCTCCAGGGGAACCATCGTGGAGGATGAATGGGTGGAGGAGGGCACCCATATAAACGCTATAGGAGCCGACGCCCCGGGGAAGCAGGAGCTGGACCCCAGGACGTTGAAGAGGGCCAGGATAGTCGTGGACGACTGGGAGCAAGCCTGCCACAGCGGCGAAGTTAACGTTCCATTATCCCAGGGGCTCATAAGCAAAGAGGATATATATGGGGAATTGGGCGAGATAGTGTGCGGCGTGAAAGGGGGCAGGGAATCAGCCCAGGAGATAACCATATTCGACTCCACAGGCCTCGCCGTCCAGGACGTGGCAACCGCATGGATAGTTTATGAGAGGGCGAAGAAGAAGGGGGTAGGAACCTGGCTGACACTGTTCAGGTGAGGACCTCCTCCACCCAGCTTTCACAAACATCGTCAACGCTAATATCTTGGTTCCCGCCTTCTAAACGCTATGGAGGACCATTTCAAACCCTTAATAAAGGGGGAGTTGGAGCAGGCCCTGGAAGATTTGAAGAGCCTCCAGGGGAGCCTCCGCAGAGGAGGCCCTAGAGTTGATTTATGGCGTCCAATGGAGAGGCTTGAATACGCGGCATTCCTCCTGTCGATAACCTTCGGGCTAATGGATTATGACCCGAACCATGGCGACATGGAAAAAATTGCGGATGGAGACGAGCCATCCAAGCTCGTTGAACTGTTGACCGGCTGCCTGGAGGCTCTGGAAAGAGATGATCCTAAAAGATGCTATGATGGGGTTAAAGCCCTGGTGAAGATCCTTGGATCCCTGATCGGCGGGAGGGGGAGATGAGATCCGCCTGCCCGGCTCCGCTCCTCCCATCCCGGGGGGTTCAGGCCCACCCCCTTGTCATCCAGCTGGTTTTCGGGGGAGTATCCTGCGCCGGATCACGATCTCCGTAATCAGGCTTATGGCTATTATCTCAGCCCAGGCTTTGGCTAGGATCGAGAGTATCACCATGTCCGTCATATGGTGGGCGAGGGACGGTATGAAGTACACGGTGATGTACTTGAGGAACGCGTAGAGGAATATGAACTCCGGTATGAAACCTATGGGTCCGGCTATGAGGGGCCTAAGCTTCTTCGATGCGAGCCCGAACCCTAGCCCCGTTAGGGCTTTGCCGGGTATTATCAGGGAGCCTAGCAGTGGACCGTACCATCCGGCCACCCCGAAACGGTAGAAGGGCGTTAGGGCCACCAATGCTCCAGCTATGAATCCTAGGGCTGGGCCGCATTGGAGGGCGGCTAGGAACGTGCCTATATGGGATAGGTCCAGGGCCACCTGGGGATGGATGGGTGCGAGGTACATGGATAACAGGGCTAGTACGTTGCCTAGGGCCCCCATGGAGGCTATGAACGTGATCCTGCCGCTTATGGATTGGGTCTCCGGCCCCTTCACTCCTTCGGGCTCCATGGGCCGGCTTTATCAGGGATCAACCTTATAAGATTTAGGTATCTACTCATTTATGAGTACTCCTATCTATGATATCATCAGCGGCCGGGCCGGTCCCGATCAAGACCACGGGGACCCCCACGGCGGCCTCCACATCCCTGATGAAACGCGCCGCCTCCCCGGATAACTCCTCGTATCTCCGAGCCCCCCTGCATTCAGGATAGACTATGTCCAGCTTGGTCACAGCCACCTCCGTAGCCCCGTTCAACATGACGGCCCTACGCGCCAGGTCGAAGTCGAAGGGCGCAGCCCTGCGCTCACGCCTGGTGACGGTTCCATACTCCATCCAGCCCCGTCTGAGGACCTCATCCCTCGGAAGCTCCCCCTTCAAGGGGCCGGCCCCCACCCTCGTAACGTAGGCTTTGAACACGACCAGGACGTGGTCGACCCTCGTGGGGCCCAAGCCTATATCGGATAGTATCGCCGAGGCGCATACATCCTTGGCGGTGCAGTACGGATACGTCCCATGATAGAGGGAGAGATAGGTGCCCTGCGTCCCCTCCACGAGGACCACGCCGCCGCTGTCCAAGGCCCTGTTAACCTCTAAGGGTACATCCCTTATATAGGGTGAGAGCTCAGGCAGGTCCCTAGCCATCTTAGCCCTCCTCATGACCCTGTCGGCGCTGCAAGTTCCGATGCCGCTCTTAGTGGATCCGATCTTCTCCACGAGATGGGATGACTTGGCCTCCTCCTCTATATGCCTCTCCTCTATTATGGCGCATTGAGGATCCAAGCCCAGCCTCGAGCCGCAGCCCAGCCTCTCCACCTCATCCAATAGGACCCTCGGGTTGACCAGGACGCCGGCCCCTATCAGGAGCTGGGCATCCTCATATATGAAGCCGCTTGGAACCATCCGGAGGAAGTACTTCTCCCCCTTAAACTCCACCGTATGACCGGCGTTCGGCCCCACACCGCCCCTAACCACTATCTCAGGCCTATCCCTCAAAGCTAGATAGGAGATTATCTTACCTTTACCCTCATCACCGAAGAATCCGCCTACCACGACCCTACAAGGCATCCCTTCCACCCTTTGGGAAGGATGGAACGCTTGGGATAAAAGGCTTTAGGAAAGCCCAGGCGGCAATCGGAGATGGACACACTCTCGGCTTGAAAGCCTTCTTGAAGTTGGTGTTATAAGGAACCGAGGGTTATGTAAGATCCATCAGAAGGATGCGCCTTTATTAAAGACGTGTTATGGTTATTCTAGGCAGGATGCCATTCCATAGCTTATTTTTACTTAAACGATTTAATTTTCTTCTTGTTAGAGATGGGTTTTAGGTTTATAGTTTATAATGAAAGCCCAGATGGTCCCACCATGCCTTCCCCGGCGCTATCGCGGTTTCAAGGCCGAACTCGCGACCGACGTGAAAATCATAGCATCAGAGGTTTCCCTCAGCCTTTCGCGTGTGGGCTCATCAACTAATTATAGTTTAGAGGCGGCTTTTCAGTCCGCCCATCGTAACTTCACAGCTTTAAGCTCAGCATTTGGAGCTTCATCACGCCGCCCAGTAATTAGCCGCTCGCCCCGGGATTTAAAGTTACCCCTGGATCACATGCCGATCCCATCTATACTCGTTATGGTACTCCTGGGGGATAGAGCGGCTACTTTGACCGTTTCTTTATCCTTATATGTTTCACGATGCAGTCGTTCAACCCCTCTATTTCGAGGTCCCTCCCGCCGCATCTAGGGCATTTAACCGATGCTAGGGCCTCGAATGGATCACCCCTAGCCTTCACCGGGCCCTCGTAGCCGCATCCATTGCATAGGGCTCTGACGCTCCTCGTGGTTATGCGTATCTTGGCGTTTTCAGCCATGCTCTTCTCAGCTAAGGCCTTAAGGCAGAAGGCCAGCTGACCCCTGTTTAAATGGCTTAGAGCGCTTATCTCCAGGGCTATCTCAGTAACCTCCTCAGCCTCGTTCTCAGCCGCCACCCTGAGCACGGTGGAGAGTATGCTTTGGGCCGTCGTAAACTCGTGCAACACCGTCCGCCAGGGAACAGGAGGAATATGAAGGATATTAACTCTGCTCTGCTGCACCCCCTCTTGAGGGTCAGCGCCCAGATATGGATGGGTGGATGGGGAGGATGGGCCGGTGACACGGCTCGGGACCGGATCCACGCCCGGCTCCCCCAGGCTCCAGCCTTGGAGGGCATAGGCATGATGGATGGATGGGCCACGGGTTTGGATCCTAGCCTTTTCTAAGGGGCGTGTCTATAGTATTTTTTATAGGGCTCCACCTTAATTATGCACGCATGGAATTTAGGTTCAGGGTTATGTGAGATTGGTTAAGTTCATATTTGTTACGGGCGGCGTGATGTCCGGGATCGGGAAGGGCATAGTCACAGCCTCCATAGGGAAGATCCTTCAGGTTAGGGGTTTCTCCGTGACGGCTGCTAAGATCGATCCTTACCTGAACGTGGACGCTGGGACGATGAACCCTATAATTCACGGGGAGGTCTTCGTCACCGATGACGGCGGCGAGATAGATATGGATCTCGGAACCTATGAGAGGTTCCTGGATGTTAACCTCTCCAAGAGGCATAACATAACCACGGGCCAAGTCTACTCCACGGTCATAGGGAGGGAGCGTAAGGGCGAGTATCTGGGCAGGTGCGTCCAGATAATCCCCCATATAACGGATGAGATCAAGGATAGGATCAGGTCCATAGCTGAGGAGAGCAACGTGGAAGTGATGGTTACGGAGATAGGTGGGACCGTCGGTGATATTGAGGGCCTCCCCTTCCTCGAGGCCGCGAGGCAGATAAGGCTTGAGGAGGGCGGCGGGAACGTCCTATACGCCCACGTCACATGGGTTCCGGTCCTCTCGGTGGTGGGGGAGCAGAAGACCAAGCCTACCCAGCACAGCGTCCAGGAGCTTCGGAGGATAGGCATCCAACCCGACATAATAGTGGCGAGGAGCGGCGCACCCCTGAAGGAGGTTCCCAGGAAGAAGATAGCGCTCTTCTGCAACGTGGAGGAGAGGGCGGTCTTCGCCTCGCCGGACATGGAATGCATATATGAGTCCCCGCTGATCCTCGACCGGCAGGGCATGGGCGACTACATCTGCGAGAGGCTGGGCTTAGGGTCAAGGAGGGCTGAATGGAGGAGTTGGGAATCCATCGTGGAGAGGTTCACGTCGCCCTCAGGAGAGGTATGGATAGCCATGTGCGGAAAGTATGCTGAGCTGGCGGACTCCTATGTGAGCGTCAATGAGGCTTTGAAGCATGCCGGGGCGGCGTGCAACGTGAGGGTTAAGATCGACTGGATCGAGACCGAGGTCTTCGAGGAGGATCCTGGGAGGATAGACCTGCTCTCGAGGTATGATGGGGTGCTCGTACCGGGGGGCTTCGGGTCAAGGGGGACCCAGGGGAAGATAGCCGCCATCAGGTACGCCAGGGAGATGGATAAACCCTTCCTGGGGATATGCTTCGGGTTCCAGCTCGCCGTGGTGGAGTACGCCAGGCACATAGGGTTTGAAGGAGCGAACAGCACGGAGGTTGACCCCGATACTCCCCATCCCGTCATAGACCTGATGCCCGAGCAGAAGGGGGTGAAGGAGAAGGGAGCGACCATGAGGCTTGGAGCCCACGAGGTCCAAGTGACCCCTGGAACACTAGCCTATAAGCTCTATGGGACGGAGAGGATCTGGGAGAGGCACAGGCATAGATACGAGGTCAACCCCGGCTACATAGAAGCCCTAAGGGAGGGGGGCCTAGTCTTCTCAGGGGTGAGCCCGGACGGTAAACGTATGGAGATACTGGAGATCCCGGGGAGATACTTCTTCCTCGCCACCCAGTTCCATGGAGAGTTCAAGTCGAGGCCTGAGAAGCCCTCGCCGCCATATTATGGATTCATAAAGTCATGCCTAGACCGGAAGCAGGGGCTAAGTAAGCCGGTGTTCCAAGGTTTGAAGGGGATAACAGCCCATACATGAACCGGAACCCTGGGAAAACGCTACTTTAAAATCCATCCCTCTAATATATTTTTCCGGGTTGGAGAAGGCTAGCGATAGGAAGCTGATCGTGGGCTTAGACCCTGGGACGACGTGTGGAGTAGCCGTCATA
This genomic window contains:
- a CDS encoding adenylosuccinate synthetase, which codes for MPCRVVVGGFFGDEGKGKIISYLALRDRPEIVVRGGVGPNAGHTVEFKGEKYFLRMVPSGFIYEDAQLLIGAGVLVNPRVLLDEVERLGCGSRLGLDPQCAIIEERHIEEEAKSSHLVEKIGSTKSGIGTCSADRVMRRAKMARDLPELSPYIRDVPLEVNRALDSGGVVLVEGTQGTYLSLYHGTYPYCTAKDVCASAILSDIGLGPTRVDHVLVVFKAYVTRVGAGPLKGELPRDEVLRRGWMEYGTVTRRERRAAPFDFDLARRAVMLNGATEVAVTKLDIVYPECRGARRYEELSGEAARFIRDVEAAVGVPVVLIGTGPAADDIIDRSTHK
- a CDS encoding alanine dehydrogenase; this encodes MDLLFISQDEVAALLDMRDTLAAVEDSFKEKGLGHVQMPPKLYLYYARHNGDLRVMPCYMERSEKSGVKIVNVHPENPTSKGLPTIMAVIMLVDPSTGAPMAIMDGTLITAIRTGAASGVATKYLARRDCETLGLVGAGGQALRQLEAIAEVAPIRNVKVYDKYREKAQRFIKEVEGKFSLTFKAVDSVEECVRGSDIITTITPSRGTIVEDEWVEEGTHINAIGADAPGKQELDPRTLKRARIVVDDWEQACHSGEVNVPLSQGLISKEDIYGELGEIVCGVKGGRESAQEITIFDSTGLAVQDVATAWIVYERAKKKGVGTWLTLFR
- a CDS encoding CTP synthase: MVKFIFVTGGVMSGIGKGIVTASIGKILQVRGFSVTAAKIDPYLNVDAGTMNPIIHGEVFVTDDGGEIDMDLGTYERFLDVNLSKRHNITTGQVYSTVIGRERKGEYLGRCVQIIPHITDEIKDRIRSIAEESNVEVMVTEIGGTVGDIEGLPFLEAARQIRLEEGGGNVLYAHVTWVPVLSVVGEQKTKPTQHSVQELRRIGIQPDIIVARSGAPLKEVPRKKIALFCNVEERAVFASPDMECIYESPLILDRQGMGDYICERLGLGSRRAEWRSWESIVERFTSPSGEVWIAMCGKYAELADSYVSVNEALKHAGAACNVRVKIDWIETEVFEEDPGRIDLLSRYDGVLVPGGFGSRGTQGKIAAIRYAREMDKPFLGICFGFQLAVVEYARHIGFEGANSTEVDPDTPHPVIDLMPEQKGVKEKGATMRLGAHEVQVTPGTLAYKLYGTERIWERHRHRYEVNPGYIEALREGGLVFSGVSPDGKRMEILEIPGRYFFLATQFHGEFKSRPEKPSPPYYGFIKSCLDRKQGLSKPVFQGLKGITAHT
- a CDS encoding hydrogenase maturation nickel metallochaperone HypA, yielding MHEFTTAQSILSTVLRVAAENEAEEVTEIALEISALSHLNRGQLAFCLKALAEKSMAENAKIRITTRSVRALCNGCGYEGPVKARGDPFEALASVKCPRCGGRDLEIEGLNDCIVKHIRIKKRSK